One region of Limnospira fusiformis SAG 85.79 genomic DNA includes:
- a CDS encoding cobalamin-dependent protein (Presence of a B(12) (cobalamin)-binding domain implies dependence on cobalamin itself, in one of its several forms, or in some unusual lineages, dependence on a cobalamin-like analog.) encodes MASVIFVKPALETDATWEMVRTSVYLGIWYLASHLKQQGHDVRYLDEVVRNNGLKKSRLYSTRLNDKNEYKYQELDISLEEYRNLKNEYFESNSPKEFVEKYSAFNTSEIIRVIARTGNPIEETLKEIEKIHPDFVFIPLIASANYRSATTLGRAIKENFPKTKVVFGGQHISALWDEFIQENTWVDHVITGDGITVINDLVIGRLNSKVIHGQFQPLEKFPLLDYSIIEDTGYPVDQMYSYPSFGRKSIDFMFSKGCFRSCEFCVAGNQEGNTTTYWDWDLIDEQLKIFTEYGIQEIIVQDDAFIYQTEALEKKLKLLDKYNLHWQISGGFDFETLSPSITEKLINHNQTSKAKLTGIYMPFNPRAWNKGSSATQTMVSKYVKNFECLKKLRLEGNIYVFTSDIIGTPEHTIEIVNHDINVHKEMIKEGYLDAALTLSATMLPGTVWFKNNYKNIINTRDYPGYSLFTTHHRTENIPNPSTIEELIVHRTKELNNLQSTYNWQTAFPNSTWKYTN; translated from the coding sequence ATGGCTAGTGTAATTTTTGTAAAACCCGCTCTAGAAACTGATGCTACCTGGGAAATGGTCAGGACGAGTGTTTATCTTGGTATTTGGTATTTGGCTTCTCATCTGAAGCAACAAGGCCATGATGTAAGATATTTAGATGAGGTAGTCAGAAACAACGGTTTAAAGAAAAGCCGTTTGTATTCTACTCGACTGAATGATAAAAATGAGTATAAATACCAAGAGCTTGATATATCTTTAGAGGAATACCGCAATCTAAAAAATGAATACTTTGAATCCAATTCTCCCAAAGAGTTTGTTGAAAAATATTCTGCTTTCAATACAAGCGAAATTATTAGAGTGATCGCAAGAACGGGTAATCCTATAGAAGAAACTTTAAAAGAAATAGAAAAAATCCATCCAGACTTTGTTTTTATCCCTTTAATTGCTAGTGCAAATTATAGATCTGCGACCACTCTTGGTCGAGCCATAAAGGAGAATTTTCCAAAAACAAAAGTTGTATTTGGAGGACAACATATCTCAGCTTTGTGGGATGAGTTTATCCAAGAAAACACATGGGTAGATCATGTTATAACGGGTGATGGTATAACGGTGATAAACGACCTAGTAATAGGTCGCCTTAATTCTAAAGTTATTCACGGCCAATTTCAACCTTTAGAAAAATTTCCTCTGCTTGACTATTCCATCATTGAAGATACGGGATATCCTGTAGATCAAATGTATTCTTATCCATCTTTTGGTCGAAAGTCAATAGATTTTATGTTTTCCAAGGGATGCTTTAGGAGTTGTGAGTTCTGTGTTGCTGGAAATCAAGAAGGCAATACAACCACTTACTGGGATTGGGATTTAATTGATGAGCAGCTCAAAATTTTTACAGAATATGGGATCCAAGAAATTATTGTCCAAGATGATGCTTTTATATATCAAACAGAAGCTTTAGAAAAAAAATTAAAGCTTTTAGATAAATATAACTTGCATTGGCAAATATCTGGAGGATTTGATTTTGAAACCTTAAGTCCTTCCATCACAGAAAAACTTATCAACCATAATCAAACAAGCAAGGCGAAACTTACAGGCATTTATATGCCGTTTAACCCTAGAGCATGGAATAAAGGATCTAGTGCTACGCAAACAATGGTGAGTAAGTATGTAAAAAACTTTGAATGCCTCAAAAAACTGAGGCTAGAAGGTAATATTTATGTTTTCACTAGCGATATTATTGGCACTCCCGAACATACTATTGAAATAGTCAATCATGATATAAATGTTCACAAAGAGATGATTAAAGAAGGATATTTAGATGCTGCATTGACATTAAGTGCAACAATGTTGCCGGGAACTGTATGGTTTAAAAATAACTACAAAAATATAATTAATACCAGAGATTATCCTGGATATTCCCTATTTACCACCCATCATAGAACAGAAAATATTCCAAATCCATCAACAATAGAAGAGCTAATTGTTCATCGAACTAAAGAACTTAATAATTTGCAGTCAACATATAATTGGCAAACTGCTTTTCCTAATTCGACATGGAAATATACTAACTGA
- a CDS encoding prolyl-tRNA synthetase associated domain-containing protein — protein MIYEILDQVGIEYEKVLHPPVNNSEEGEKYYAQFNVGTSKNLFFRNRKGNKYYLVIIKPEKQVNLDLLAKNLGEKRLSLSSEERLLECLGQTPGSVSPFGLIHDLDNKVNVIIDIDVMKNEKLAFHVDENTSGIIINKSDFIKYLKWTKNNFDIIDFSKIIII, from the coding sequence ATGATATATGAAATTTTAGATCAAGTAGGTATAGAGTATGAAAAAGTATTGCATCCACCAGTTAATAATAGTGAAGAAGGTGAAAAATACTATGCCCAATTTAATGTTGGGACAAGTAAAAACTTGTTTTTTCGCAATCGAAAGGGCAATAAATACTATTTAGTTATTATAAAACCTGAAAAACAAGTAAACTTAGATTTATTGGCTAAAAATTTAGGAGAAAAACGATTAAGTCTTTCTTCGGAAGAAAGACTATTAGAATGTCTGGGACAAACTCCTGGTTCAGTTTCTCCATTTGGTTTAATTCACGATTTAGATAATAAAGTTAATGTTATTATTGATATTGATGTAATGAAAAATGAAAAGCTTGCATTTCATGTTGATGAAAACACCAGCGGAATTATTATCAATAAAAGTGATTTTATAAAATATTTGAAATGGACTAAAAATAATTTTGATATTATAGATTTTTCAAAAATTATTATTATATGA